One Pyrococcus furiosus DSM 3638 genomic window, GAGAGGAAGAGCTATCAACAAAGCTGCAACCTGGCTCATCCTCTCAACCTCCTTATCTCTTCTATGTTGAGGGTTCCATACTTTTCATACAATAGAATAGCAACGCTAAGGGCCATTGCAGTGGTTGCAACACCAATGACTATTGCCGTTAGGACTAATGCTTGAGGAATAGGATCAACTGCATTGCTAGCTGTTACACCCTCACTTAG contains:
- a CDS encoding NADH-quinone oxidoreductase subunit K; this translates as MISSYYFGAISLILIGLYAVLVKKNLLKILIGLSIMETGVNLLLISIGYVSGKSAPILSEGVTASNAVDPIPQALVLTAIVIGVATTAMALSVAILLYEKYGTLNIEEIRRLRG